Proteins from one Catenuloplanes atrovinosus genomic window:
- a CDS encoding putative bifunctional diguanylate cyclase/phosphodiesterase translates to MPQAPAVVPWRDPVLLGIVGVALLATAGFYAGAGHVDAQVQLFWLAQVPLDAALGYFAYRMFRVTAAQRRRFWGVLSFAGALFTVADTIQSSISAVDPHARTLNGGPVQSALFTVGLGAVVIAMLIHPQNTRTHKERLALWLDSATVLVAGAVLTWCFVIDTDAPVNAAMISVIVAASIVMVSAFAAVKLILSGGRPMSKLAAWPMAIAGGIQGGGIMVTPEELTPHTNPGLLVLRLLPSVLIATGPRLQELQTRQNPDVNTPRRRKPYSLLPYGMVALTFAILIVVLPAGAGHQLWGAVTGVAMITVLVAARQLIAFHDNALLINRLDTTLGELRRHESRLREAASVDGLTQLANRTHFGDQVAETLRTTADPASVALLLIDLDDFKTINDTLGHPAGDALLVSVADRLRAAVREQDLVARLGGDEFAVLLRDAGPDTGAQTAQRILTLLGRPVRVQDNDLIVRASIGLAGADATDDLDSLLRDADIAMYAAKDRGKSNWVAYTQQMGVRIRDGAELASQLREAIDEGQLRLVYQPVVRLDTGEIAGCEALVRWWHPVRGQVHPTDFIPVAESSGLIVPLGRFVLREAVRQAARWRERGLRMNVNVAGRQLREPGFVDEVAAVLATSGYPPELLTIEVTETAVLSDDEAIAALHALRGIGVKLALDDFGTAASSLGLLLTCPMTTLKLDRSFVEGITTVTRQAAVATAVAQMANALDLNAVAEGIETPEQARLLRRLGYEFGQGFLFSRPLSPAGFETLLHTTVPGHLIFS, encoded by the coding sequence GTGCCCCAGGCCCCCGCCGTCGTGCCGTGGCGCGATCCGGTCCTGCTCGGCATCGTGGGCGTCGCGCTGCTGGCCACCGCCGGCTTCTACGCCGGTGCCGGTCACGTGGACGCGCAGGTGCAGCTGTTCTGGCTGGCGCAGGTGCCGCTGGACGCCGCGCTCGGCTACTTCGCGTACCGGATGTTCCGGGTCACCGCCGCGCAGCGGCGCCGGTTCTGGGGCGTGCTGTCGTTCGCCGGCGCGCTGTTCACGGTCGCGGACACGATCCAGTCGTCGATCAGCGCGGTCGATCCGCACGCGCGCACGCTGAACGGCGGGCCGGTGCAGAGCGCGCTTTTCACGGTCGGGCTCGGCGCCGTGGTGATCGCGATGCTGATCCACCCGCAGAACACCCGTACGCACAAGGAGCGGCTGGCGCTGTGGCTGGACTCCGCGACCGTGCTGGTCGCCGGCGCGGTACTGACCTGGTGCTTCGTGATCGACACGGACGCGCCGGTGAACGCCGCGATGATCTCCGTGATCGTGGCCGCCAGCATCGTGATGGTCTCCGCGTTCGCGGCCGTGAAGCTGATCCTCAGCGGCGGCCGGCCGATGAGCAAGCTCGCCGCCTGGCCGATGGCGATCGCTGGCGGCATCCAGGGCGGCGGCATCATGGTCACGCCGGAGGAGTTGACCCCGCACACCAACCCGGGCCTGCTGGTGCTGCGGCTGCTGCCGTCGGTGCTGATCGCGACCGGTCCGCGCCTCCAGGAGTTGCAGACCCGGCAGAACCCGGACGTGAACACGCCGCGCCGCCGCAAGCCGTACAGCTTGCTGCCGTACGGCATGGTCGCGCTGACCTTCGCCATCCTGATCGTGGTGCTGCCGGCCGGCGCCGGGCACCAGCTCTGGGGCGCGGTCACCGGCGTCGCCATGATCACCGTGCTGGTCGCCGCGCGGCAGCTGATCGCGTTCCACGACAACGCGCTGCTGATCAACCGGCTGGACACCACGCTCGGCGAGCTGCGCCGGCACGAGTCCCGGCTGCGCGAGGCCGCGTCCGTGGACGGGCTGACCCAGCTGGCGAACCGCACCCACTTCGGCGACCAGGTGGCGGAGACGCTGCGCACCACGGCCGACCCGGCCAGCGTGGCGCTGCTGCTGATCGATCTGGACGACTTCAAGACCATCAACGACACGCTGGGCCACCCGGCCGGCGACGCGCTGCTGGTCAGCGTGGCGGACCGGCTGCGCGCCGCGGTACGCGAGCAGGACCTGGTCGCCCGGCTCGGCGGCGACGAGTTCGCGGTGCTGCTGCGCGACGCCGGCCCGGACACCGGGGCGCAGACCGCGCAGCGCATCCTCACGCTGCTCGGCCGCCCGGTGCGGGTGCAGGACAACGACCTGATCGTGCGTGCCAGCATCGGCCTGGCCGGCGCGGACGCCACGGACGACCTGGACTCGCTGCTGCGCGACGCGGACATCGCGATGTACGCGGCGAAGGACCGCGGCAAGAGCAACTGGGTCGCGTACACCCAGCAGATGGGCGTGCGGATCCGGGACGGCGCGGAACTGGCCAGCCAGCTCCGCGAGGCGATCGACGAGGGGCAGCTGCGCCTGGTCTACCAGCCGGTGGTCCGGCTGGACACCGGCGAGATCGCCGGCTGTGAGGCGCTGGTCCGGTGGTGGCACCCGGTGCGCGGCCAGGTGCACCCGACCGACTTCATCCCGGTCGCCGAGTCCAGCGGCCTGATCGTGCCGCTCGGCCGGTTCGTGCTGCGCGAGGCGGTCCGGCAGGCGGCGCGCTGGCGCGAGCGCGGGCTCCGGATGAACGTCAACGTGGCCGGCCGGCAGCTGCGCGAGCCCGGCTTCGTGGACGAGGTGGCGGCCGTGCTGGCCACCTCCGGGTACCCACCGGAGCTGCTCACCATCGAGGTGACCGAGACCGCGGTGCTCTCCGACGACGAGGCGATCGCGGCGCTGCACGCGCTGCGCGGGATCGGCGTGAAGCTGGCGCTGGACGACTTCGGCACCGCCGCCTCCTCGCTCGGCCTGCTGCTCACCTGCCCGATGACCACGCTGAAACTGGACCGGTCGTTCGTGGAGGGCATCACCACGGTCACCCGGCAGGCCGCGGTGGCCACCGCGGTCGCGCAGATGGCGAACGCGCTGGACCTGAACGCGGTCGCGGAGGGCATCGAGACGCCGGAGCAGGCGCGGCTGCTGCGCCGGCTCGGTTACGAGTTCGGCCAGGGCTTCCTCTTCTCCCGCCCGCTCAGCCCGGCCGGTTTCGAGACGTTGCTGCACACGACCGTACCCGGACATTTGATCTTCTCTTGA